CGATTTACGGTGAAAACATAGAGGCGGTTATTGTAAATGGCGGGACAGGTATATCTCATCGAGATGTTACCATTGAATCTATCGAGCCTTTATTTGACAAACAACTCCCCGGCTTCGGAGAATTGTTTAGACATTTGAGTTTTCAATATGATATTGGGACAGCCAGTATTTTATCAAGAGCGATTTGCGGGGTTTGTAATCATTGCATTATTTTTTCTATTCCGGGGTCAACTGGTGCGGTAACATTAGCAATGGAAAAAATCATTTTGCCGGAA
The nucleotide sequence above comes from Oceanobacillus timonensis. Encoded proteins:
- a CDS encoding MogA/MoaB family molybdenum cofactor biosynthesis protein, with protein sequence MSTTHRKHAAKHISCAVITVSDTRTKETDKSGKKIIDQLTNHEHQVNLYEIIPDEGDQIRRTVEKSIYGENIEAVIVNGGTGISHRDVTIESIEPLFDKQLPGFGELFRHLSFQYDIGTASILSRAICGVCNHCIIFSIPGSTGAVTLAMEKIILPEVGHMVREIHKDLE